A genomic segment from uncultured Marinifilum sp. encodes:
- a CDS encoding ATP-binding protein has protein sequence MKKALLKYVLGLLLLVFLILAISSNYFFSRSNSLIHSADRIQQVFQKKELLLSKDIGELRSAIKDKNIGLNRYKDFSEFEHDLKKDGFVLFGFKGDSIIFWSDNSFILPKDYSLRNMEASVARLPNGWYYIQKQRQDSIDFYGLLLLKKIYPYQNKFLRNYFDKEFKIPADYTISLDKESGVPIKDKNGDYLFSINESDLSFITQKEEDGTGVLYGIFTILALIFCNIIITDIRNKKLGVALLILYALSLFFVRYFMLLYNAPGVLSDLEIFSPLLFASSFFFPSLGDFVLNAVFLFALVYAYSVYSVKNELSKSIKAVWFYLYIATHFIVFWILYYWIGELIASLVVDSSFSLQMFVFQDKGMYIFTGFFILILLLYSLGYLTYTTAVLAKFRCARNKYFTLVFVVAIFASALIYFCDSVDKDISYYLFPVALFLFTGFVAYWEDKRARYSSLIILLLLVAIAITHRINVLSEKKEVQNRMVAAMNLSTEYDPTSENLLIDMQKKLDEDKILANLCDRPFLNEMRIMDHIQAEYFTGYWEQYHLQITICNDSDDLNIEPDNEVRNCFEFFHEMILEAGEAIPNTNFYYLNEFNGMVSYLGVIETKSKRNDLVKIYIRLDSKVGNEGLGYPDLLLDEKVALRPRGNDYSYGKYRKGKLIASSGEYSYYMSNKVFGHSDKNVFRLELDGYDHLVYKFGNNAVVVSSKIVGWYNRVITVPYIFVMLYVFGFLIWFLERCPWKLKFNMSFKYRIQYSIVGLLMIFFILLGGGTVYYTIERSEQLNNRQLREKLQLVKREVISNLNKDNSLDFLTDQLRRLSGLIYADIHIYDPSGKLISSSRPEIFEKGLQHTRMNFAAYYQLFFQEKTSFIHREEIGTMSYLSAYEAIFDENNELIAFVNLPYFLKSQELEKEMFNLVLAGVNLHVFMILLAIFLSVFISNKITNPLRMIQNRLKATRFGSYGEKIEYSKDDEIGSLVKEYNQMLLELEESAERLSKSERESAWREMARQIAHEIKNPLTPMKLSIQFLQRRFDEKSENREEHLKQVSKTLIEQINALSSIATAFSNFAKMPKAKSESLNLVDIINHVISLFKNDKFDLKLVLNGIENAKVFVDREQFVRVFVNLINNAIQSIPEDRPGQIVLELEEQDSFYQASVIDNGLGIDNLVKEKLFYPNFTTKSGGMGLGLAIVKNIVENANGKIWVDSEENIGSCFFVKIPKYKEL, from the coding sequence TATAGGAGAACTTCGTTCTGCTATTAAGGATAAAAATATTGGTTTAAACCGTTACAAAGATTTTTCTGAATTTGAGCACGATTTAAAAAAAGATGGTTTTGTACTTTTTGGATTTAAAGGGGATAGTATTATTTTTTGGAGCGATAATTCATTTATTCTGCCAAAGGATTATTCGTTAAGAAATATGGAGGCTTCGGTTGCTAGGCTTCCAAATGGTTGGTACTATATTCAAAAACAAAGACAGGACTCTATAGATTTTTATGGTTTACTTCTATTAAAAAAGATATATCCATATCAAAATAAATTTTTGCGAAATTACTTCGATAAAGAATTTAAGATTCCTGCAGACTACACCATATCATTAGATAAAGAAAGTGGAGTGCCCATAAAGGATAAGAATGGCGATTATCTTTTTTCTATTAACGAAAGTGATTTAAGTTTTATTACGCAGAAAGAAGAAGACGGAACAGGTGTGCTATATGGTATTTTTACTATTCTCGCACTTATTTTTTGTAATATTATAATTACCGATATAAGAAATAAGAAACTTGGAGTAGCCTTACTTATTTTGTATGCTCTTTCTTTATTTTTTGTCAGGTATTTTATGTTGTTATATAATGCTCCGGGTGTTCTGTCCGATCTCGAAATTTTTTCCCCACTATTATTTGCCAGCTCATTCTTTTTTCCATCGCTTGGCGATTTTGTGTTAAATGCAGTATTTCTTTTTGCTTTAGTATATGCTTACTCGGTTTACTCTGTAAAGAATGAATTAAGTAAGAGTATTAAAGCAGTTTGGTTTTATTTATATATTGCTACTCATTTTATTGTTTTTTGGATTCTTTATTATTGGATTGGTGAATTAATTGCCAGTTTGGTAGTAGATTCCAGTTTTAGTTTACAGATGTTTGTTTTTCAGGATAAGGGAATGTATATTTTTACAGGCTTCTTTATTTTGATATTGCTTCTGTATTCTCTTGGTTATTTAACATATACAACAGCAGTGTTGGCAAAATTCCGATGTGCTCGCAACAAGTATTTTACATTGGTTTTTGTTGTAGCAATATTTGCTTCTGCTCTTATTTATTTTTGCGATTCTGTTGATAAGGATATAAGCTATTACCTGTTTCCTGTTGCACTGTTTCTTTTTACTGGTTTTGTTGCCTATTGGGAAGATAAGCGAGCCAGATACTCGTCTCTCATTATTTTATTATTGTTAGTAGCCATTGCCATTACTCATCGCATTAATGTTTTATCAGAGAAAAAAGAGGTACAGAACCGAATGGTTGCTGCCATGAATCTTTCAACCGAGTATGACCCAACTTCTGAGAATCTTCTGATAGATATGCAGAAAAAACTGGATGAGGATAAGATACTAGCAAACCTATGTGATCGGCCATTTTTAAACGAAATGAGAATAATGGATCATATTCAGGCAGAATACTTTACAGGATATTGGGAGCAATATCATTTACAAATAACAATTTGTAATGATAGCGACGATTTAAATATTGAGCCCGATAATGAAGTGAGAAATTGTTTTGAATTTTTTCATGAGATGATTCTGGAAGCTGGAGAAGCTATTCCCAATACAAATTTTTACTATCTGAATGAATTTAACGGAATGGTATCCTATCTTGGAGTTATCGAAACAAAATCGAAACGGAACGATTTGGTTAAAATTTATATTCGTTTAGACTCAAAAGTAGGCAATGAGGGTTTGGGCTATCCCGATTTATTGTTGGACGAAAAAGTTGCTCTTCGCCCTAGAGGTAATGATTATTCTTACGGAAAATATCGAAAGGGAAAGCTTATTGCATCTTCGGGGGAGTACTCATATTACATGAGTAATAAGGTGTTTGGTCATTCGGATAAAAATGTATTTAGACTTGAATTAGATGGATATGATCATTTGGTATACAAATTTGGCAATAATGCAGTTGTTGTAAGTAGTAAAATTGTAGGTTGGTATAATCGAGTAATTACTGTTCCGTATATTTTTGTAATGCTCTATGTTTTTGGATTTCTAATTTGGTTTTTAGAAAGATGTCCCTGGAAACTTAAATTTAATATGAGTTTTAAGTATCGAATACAGTATTCGATAGTTGGTTTATTAATGATATTTTTCATTTTACTGGGAGGAGGAACTGTTTATTATACTATTGAGAGAAGTGAACAGTTGAACAATAGGCAGTTGCGAGAGAAGTTGCAGTTGGTTAAACGAGAGGTTATTTCAAATTTAAATAAAGATAATAGTCTTGATTTTTTAACAGACCAATTGCGTCGATTATCTGGACTAATATATGCAGATATACACATTTACGATCCTTCAGGTAAACTGATATCTTCATCGAGACCAGAGATATTTGAAAAAGGATTGCAGCATACAAGAATGAATTTTGCAGCTTATTATCAATTATTTTTTCAGGAGAAAACAAGCTTTATACATCGCGAGGAAATTGGAACCATGTCGTATTTATCGGCTTATGAAGCTATTTTTGATGAAAATAACGAGTTGATAGCTTTTGTGAATTTGCCATATTTTCTTAAAAGTCAGGAGCTAGAGAAGGAGATGTTTAATCTTGTTTTGGCAGGTGTAAATCTTCATGTGTTCATGATTTTATTGGCTATTTTTCTTTCTGTTTTTATTTCGAATAAAATTACTAACCCTTTAAGAATGATTCAAAATCGATTAAAAGCAACGCGTTTTGGATCTTACGGAGAAAAAATTGAGTATTCGAAAGATGATGAAATTGGAAGCTTGGTTAAGGAATACAATCAGATGCTGCTAGAGTTGGAAGAGAGTGCAGAACGATTATCTAAATCGGAAAGGGAATCGGCTTGGAGAGAAATGGCTCGCCAAATAGCACATGAAATTAAAAATCCGCTTACCCCAATGAAATTGAGTATTCAGTTTTTACAGAGGAGGTTCGATGAAAAATCAGAAAATAGAGAAGAGCACCTTAAGCAGGTTAGCAAAACATTAATTGAACAAATTAATGCTTTATCGTCTATCGCCACAGCTTTTTCTAATTTTGCAAAAATGCCAAAAGCTAAAAGCGAGAGCTTAAATTTGGTCGATATTATTAATCATGTAATATCCTTGTTTAAAAATGATAAGTTTGATTTAAAACTGGTATTAAATGGTATCGAAAATGCAAAAGTTTTTGTCGATAGAGAGCAATTTGTAAGAGTATTTGTAAATTTGATTAATAATGCAATACAATCTATTCCCGAAGATAGACCTGGCCAAATTGTACTGGAGTTGGAAGAACAGGATAGTTTCTATCAGGCATCGGTTATCGATAATGGTTTAGGTATTGATAATTTGGTAAAAGAAAAATTGTTTTATCCTAATTTTACTACTAAATCGGGAGGAATGGGGCTCGGTTTAGCAATTGTTAAAAATATTGTAGAAAATGCAAATGGGAAAATATGGGTCGATTCAG